A section of the Acidobacteriota bacterium genome encodes:
- a CDS encoding PAS domain-containing protein: MNLLLNPVVMRLGMLLMVAIVAFVLGAIAIRHLRKSMVTETASFSQSPMSADGLPIHSYHAVIQQLKQQKHELTALQQADRRKAKASDTLSATVLANLSCGVMFFNASGLVRHANAMSRQILGFASPVGLRANELFRNATLQDSQFNTIDEALAPAVTGESVVRGLVLNYISPDGAKRVLDLTVSPVLGEDASLMGTTFVLTDRTEIARIRQDQEMRQEVSAEMALELRGSLTTIAGYAQQLAHTRDNEMARQIADDIASEAAQLDRTIGSFLSGSAKAASTSS, encoded by the coding sequence GTGAATCTCCTGCTCAATCCGGTGGTCATGCGTTTGGGGATGCTCCTGATGGTCGCTATTGTCGCGTTCGTACTCGGCGCAATTGCGATCCGTCACCTCCGCAAGAGCATGGTCACGGAGACCGCTTCATTTTCGCAGTCGCCCATGTCCGCTGACGGATTGCCGATTCACAGCTATCACGCGGTCATTCAGCAACTGAAACAGCAGAAACACGAACTCACCGCGCTCCAGCAGGCTGACCGGAGAAAAGCGAAAGCGTCCGACACGCTGAGCGCCACCGTGCTGGCGAATCTCTCCTGCGGCGTGATGTTTTTCAATGCCAGCGGATTAGTCCGCCATGCAAATGCCATGTCCCGCCAGATCCTGGGATTCGCCTCTCCCGTGGGCTTGCGCGCCAATGAACTGTTCCGCAACGCAACTTTGCAGGACAGCCAGTTCAACACCATCGACGAGGCGCTCGCTCCCGCCGTTACGGGCGAATCCGTCGTGCGTGGACTCGTCCTGAATTACATCAGTCCCGACGGCGCGAAGCGCGTACTCGATCTGACCGTGTCTCCCGTGCTCGGAGAAGACGCCAGTTTGATGGGAACAACGTTCGTCCTGACGGACCGTACCGAGATCGCGCGCATCCGGCAGGATCAGGAAATGCGCCAGGAAGTTTCCGCCGAAATGGCGCTGGAACTAAGAGGCTCTCTGACTACCATCGCAGGCTACGCGCAACAACTGGCGCACACCCGCGACAACGAAATGGCGCGCCAAATCGCCGACGACATCGCCAGCGAAGCCGCCCAACTTGACCGGACGATCGGCAGTTTCCTGTCCGGCAGTGCCAAGGCGGCAAGCACGAGTTCTTGA
- a CDS encoding DUF1569 domain-containing protein: MDSYLEKLQQELEKTMTVARPEQMGEGADGKWSSAQVLEHLYLTYHNTNKGIAKCLESGAPLGTQATLKQRLSALVVVKAGYLPSGRKSPERAVPKGMPSDQVVREIIPEIQKMDQGFAECERKFGADARILDHPVLGPFTAGQWRKFHWVHGRHHARQIRERLGKAKEVER; the protein is encoded by the coding sequence ATGGATTCCTATTTGGAAAAGCTACAGCAGGAACTCGAAAAGACAATGACCGTCGCGCGTCCCGAGCAAATGGGAGAAGGCGCGGACGGGAAGTGGAGTTCGGCGCAGGTGCTGGAGCATTTGTATTTGACTTATCACAACACCAACAAAGGAATCGCCAAGTGCCTGGAGAGCGGGGCGCCATTGGGGACGCAAGCCACGCTGAAGCAGCGGTTGAGCGCGCTGGTGGTGGTGAAAGCGGGCTATCTTCCGAGCGGCAGAAAGTCTCCGGAACGGGCCGTGCCAAAGGGGATGCCGTCCGATCAGGTGGTGCGCGAAATCATTCCCGAGATTCAGAAGATGGATCAGGGGTTTGCGGAGTGCGAACGAAAGTTCGGCGCGGACGCGCGAATCTTGGATCATCCCGTGCTAGGACCGTTCACGGCTGGGCAGTGGCGGAAATTCCATTGGGTGCATGGACGGCATCATGCGCGGCAGATACGCGAGCGGTTGGGGAAAGCGAAAGAGGTAGAGCGCTGA
- a CDS encoding PAS domain S-box protein, with the protein MFRQWTFLKRHWTLVQYSSAVLAAWVALSLWTFSPVLHRHPFALFLAAVVVTARFFGLGPALFCCAVSTACLDFIVFLPRYSFAINTRDDAERLAVFLALAILVGSLARQRTLAELRAERSMHEMAAIVECSDDAIFSITPAGIIATWNRGAEQLYGYTAVEAVGAPVLMLVPLDRRDEAERNQQMLLRGASVEPYKTERMHKDGTLVPVLFTVSPLRSREGNIVGASAIARDISEQQRSEEAVRRSDKLATAGRLAASIAHEINNPLEAVLNLLYLARNDPHRAGQYLEMAEQEVVRVARLAQSTLGFVRDTSSPGPMDAARIMDEVLDFYAHKLQAKQIGVTRRYRGNAQIRGYSGEVRQLLTNLLMNAADAVNHDGTIDVRVAHQWSGGNEGVRITLFDNGSGIPADALRRIFEPFYSTKQDAGTGLGLWVSRGIVERHGGSIRVRSRITGPHRGTVFSIFLPNSYVASRVA; encoded by the coding sequence ATGTTCAGGCAATGGACATTCCTGAAGCGCCATTGGACTCTGGTCCAATACAGCAGCGCCGTTCTGGCCGCCTGGGTCGCTCTCAGTTTGTGGACATTCTCGCCTGTCCTGCATCGCCATCCGTTTGCTCTTTTTCTCGCCGCTGTCGTTGTCACAGCCCGCTTCTTCGGACTCGGGCCCGCACTGTTCTGCTGCGCCGTCTCCACGGCCTGCCTGGACTTCATTGTGTTTCTGCCACGCTACAGCTTCGCCATCAACACCCGTGACGATGCCGAACGGCTCGCCGTATTTCTCGCGCTCGCCATCTTGGTGGGAAGTCTCGCGCGCCAGCGGACCCTGGCGGAACTGAGAGCAGAACGCAGCATGCACGAGATGGCCGCCATCGTCGAATGTTCTGACGACGCCATCTTCAGCATCACTCCGGCGGGAATCATCGCCACCTGGAATCGCGGCGCCGAACAGCTTTATGGCTACACCGCGGTCGAAGCGGTCGGTGCTCCGGTCCTGATGCTTGTGCCCCTCGACCGCCGTGACGAGGCGGAGCGCAATCAGCAAATGCTCCTTCGCGGCGCATCGGTAGAACCCTACAAGACCGAACGTATGCACAAGGATGGAACTCTCGTTCCTGTGCTGTTTACCGTCTCGCCTCTACGGAGCCGTGAAGGAAACATTGTCGGCGCCTCCGCAATCGCGCGCGACATCTCCGAGCAGCAACGTTCCGAAGAAGCCGTCCGCCGCAGCGACAAGCTCGCCACCGCCGGACGCCTGGCCGCCTCGATTGCGCATGAGATCAACAATCCACTCGAGGCCGTGCTCAACCTGCTTTACCTCGCCCGCAACGATCCTCACCGCGCCGGACAATATCTCGAAATGGCAGAACAGGAAGTCGTGCGAGTCGCGCGCCTCGCGCAATCCACTCTGGGATTTGTTCGCGATACTTCTTCGCCGGGTCCGATGGATGCCGCCCGCATCATGGATGAAGTGCTCGATTTCTATGCCCACAAGCTCCAGGCCAAGCAGATCGGTGTAACTCGGCGCTATCGCGGCAACGCACAAATCAGGGGCTACTCCGGTGAGGTCCGCCAGTTGCTGACCAACCTCTTGATGAACGCCGCGGACGCCGTGAACCACGACGGGACCATCGATGTCCGCGTCGCCCACCAGTGGTCCGGCGGAAACGAAGGCGTCCGTATCACTTTGTTCGACAACGGTAGCGGGATTCCCGCCGACGCCCTGCGCCGCATCTTCGAACCCTTCTACAGCACCAAACAGGACGCCGGCACCGGCCTCGGACTCTGGGTTTCCCGCGGTATCGTCGAACGGCACGGAGGATCGATCCGAGTCCGCAGCCGAATCACAGGCCCCCATCGCGGAACCGTATTCTCGATCTTCCTCCCCAACTCCTACGTGGCCAGTCGCGTAGCGTAG
- a CDS encoding prepilin peptidase, with protein sequence MDPLLSITIFALGLAFGSFLNVCIYRLPLGKSVVAPRSACPHCEKFIPLYDNLPVLSWLILRGKCRNCKEPISPRYLVVELITGLLFLGCYAHFGLTLAMLKCIVLGYLLLGLIFTDAETKLLPDALTLPGFALGIVFSLLVPVDDLATRIMPGLFSLPVSGDFSWRLWSLADSALGAIVGASFLYGAAAIYLRARGVEGMGFGDVKLMAMIGAFLGTKLTVLTIFAASLAGSLFGISTILAVWIKRTRRNASRGSSSPDARRRAWISARLALRHYEMPFGVFLGSMAFLAFFFGNDLLHWYWGLL encoded by the coding sequence GTGGACCCCCTGCTTTCCATCACGATCTTCGCTCTGGGACTGGCCTTCGGCAGTTTCCTGAACGTGTGCATCTACCGCCTGCCTCTGGGCAAGTCGGTGGTCGCGCCGAGATCTGCGTGTCCACACTGTGAAAAATTCATCCCGCTCTACGACAACTTGCCCGTGCTGAGTTGGCTGATCCTGCGTGGAAAATGCCGCAACTGCAAGGAACCCATCTCGCCGCGCTATCTCGTGGTTGAGTTGATCACGGGTTTGCTGTTCCTCGGTTGCTACGCTCACTTCGGACTCACGCTGGCGATGTTGAAGTGCATCGTCCTCGGCTATCTTCTGCTCGGCCTCATCTTCACGGACGCGGAAACGAAACTTCTTCCTGACGCGCTTACCTTGCCCGGGTTCGCGCTTGGCATCGTGTTCAGCTTGCTCGTGCCGGTCGACGATCTCGCCACGCGCATCATGCCTGGCCTGTTCTCTCTGCCCGTCAGCGGAGATTTTTCCTGGCGCTTGTGGTCGCTGGCAGACTCCGCGCTGGGAGCCATCGTTGGAGCTTCCTTCCTGTACGGCGCGGCCGCGATTTATCTACGCGCTCGCGGTGTAGAAGGAATGGGCTTCGGCGACGTCAAGTTAATGGCGATGATCGGCGCATTCCTCGGCACCAAGCTCACCGTGCTGACCATTTTCGCGGCATCACTGGCGGGATCGCTCTTCGGAATCAGTACCATCCTCGCCGTCTGGATCAAGCGCACGCGCAGAAACGCCTCACGCGGAAGCTCCTCGCCGGACGCTCGACGCCGCGCATGGATTTCCGCCCGACTCGCGCTGCGTCATTACGAAATGCCGTTTGGAGTCTTCCTTGGAAGCATGGCGTTCCTTGCCTTTTTCTTCGGCAACGATCTGCTGCATTGGTATTGGGGGTTGCTGTGA
- a CDS encoding c-type cytochrome produces the protein MRTRRIYWMVVIALVAFGVAVSAQDTPEKEIKHIPIKSTSPASGIEMYQTYCAVCHGKDGRGEGPAASALKVPPTDLTLLAQKNGGKYPSMKVVTTIRGEEPLPAHGSKDMPIWGKLFWSLSGGHEAQVQQRVSNLNSYIESLQKK, from the coding sequence ATGCGCACTCGTAGAATTTATTGGATGGTAGTCATAGCGCTCGTCGCGTTCGGTGTCGCAGTGTCCGCACAGGACACGCCCGAAAAAGAAATTAAACATATTCCCATCAAGTCCACTTCGCCCGCTTCGGGCATCGAGATGTATCAAACGTACTGCGCGGTCTGTCACGGAAAAGACGGCCGTGGAGAGGGTCCTGCGGCATCGGCGCTCAAAGTTCCACCGACCGACCTCACCCTTCTCGCTCAGAAAAATGGCGGCAAGTATCCGTCGATGAAGGTCGTCACCACCATTCGCGGCGAAGAGCCTCTTCCCGCCCACGGCAGCAAAGACATGCCGATCTGGGGAAAACTTTTCTGGAGCCTGAGCGGTGGCCACGAAGCCCAGGTACAGCAGCGCGTCTCCAATTTGAACTCGTACATCGAGTCGCTGCAGAAGAAGTAG
- a CDS encoding GMC family oxidoreductase, translating into MPQVIRSAKVYDVCIVGSGAGGGMAAKVLTEGGLSVALLEAGPPLNPDKDFKEHVWPYELPHRGAGVAGNALKPGNGMENEFLAPTGAWTIEGEPYSTAPGSKFRWFRSRIVGGRTNHWGRIALRFAPVDFHVKTHDGLGDDWPITYEDVAPYYDQVESYIGVFGTKENFPSAPDGIFQPPPKLRCSEVILKAACEKVGIPCIPARLAVLTRPLNGRPACHYCGQCGRGCRVAANFSSSQVLIPPAQKTGRLTLITGAMAREILVGKDGRAEGVSYIDKATLSEKRIHAKAVVVAASACESARLLLNSKSSLFPDGIANTSGTVGRYLMDSVGSSGAGYFPQMEKIPPHNHDGTGGMHVYVPWWKFDRQNDFPRGYHIEMGGGRDMPGIGMFHDLCDDVEGYGASLKQACRKSYGTVMGLSGRGEMIPNPDSFCEIDPDRVDQWGIPTLRFHFKWSDHEIKMAKDMQQTFRSIVEAAGGTYLTKTDPDGENPYGIADGGVIIHEIGTARMGPDPKTSVLNGYCQAHDVKNLFVTDGASFVSNPDKNPTLTILALSWRASDYLLEQAKKGNL; encoded by the coding sequence ATGCCACAGGTGATTCGTTCCGCGAAAGTCTACGACGTCTGCATTGTCGGTTCTGGCGCCGGTGGTGGTATGGCCGCCAAGGTCCTCACCGAGGGCGGACTCAGCGTCGCTCTTCTCGAAGCCGGTCCTCCACTTAACCCCGACAAAGACTTCAAGGAGCACGTCTGGCCCTACGAACTTCCCCATCGTGGAGCGGGCGTCGCCGGCAATGCTTTGAAACCCGGCAATGGCATGGAGAACGAGTTCCTCGCGCCCACCGGCGCATGGACGATTGAAGGCGAACCCTACAGCACCGCGCCCGGATCCAAGTTTCGCTGGTTCCGTTCCCGCATCGTCGGCGGTCGCACCAACCACTGGGGGCGCATCGCCCTTCGCTTCGCTCCGGTGGATTTCCACGTCAAGACGCACGACGGTCTGGGCGATGACTGGCCCATCACCTACGAAGACGTCGCGCCTTACTACGACCAGGTCGAGTCTTATATCGGCGTGTTCGGCACTAAGGAAAATTTCCCGAGCGCGCCGGACGGCATTTTCCAGCCGCCGCCAAAATTGCGCTGCTCGGAAGTGATCCTGAAAGCAGCCTGCGAAAAAGTTGGAATCCCGTGCATTCCCGCCCGCCTGGCCGTTCTCACTCGTCCCCTTAACGGACGCCCTGCGTGCCACTATTGCGGACAATGTGGCCGTGGCTGCCGCGTTGCGGCCAACTTCAGCTCCAGCCAGGTCCTGATTCCTCCCGCACAAAAGACGGGACGCCTTACCCTGATCACCGGCGCCATGGCCCGCGAAATTCTTGTCGGCAAGGATGGCCGCGCTGAGGGCGTTTCCTATATCGATAAAGCCACGCTGTCCGAGAAGCGCATACACGCAAAAGCAGTCGTCGTGGCTGCCAGCGCGTGCGAGTCGGCGCGCCTGCTTCTCAATTCCAAATCCTCACTTTTCCCGGACGGAATCGCGAACACCTCCGGCACCGTGGGACGCTACCTGATGGACTCGGTTGGAAGCAGCGGCGCTGGATACTTCCCGCAAATGGAAAAGATTCCGCCGCACAATCACGACGGTACCGGCGGCATGCACGTCTACGTTCCCTGGTGGAAGTTCGATCGCCAGAATGATTTCCCGCGCGGCTACCACATCGAAATGGGTGGCGGCCGAGACATGCCCGGCATCGGCATGTTCCACGATCTCTGCGACGATGTGGAGGGTTACGGCGCAAGCCTGAAACAAGCCTGCCGCAAGAGTTATGGCACCGTCATGGGCCTGAGCGGACGAGGCGAAATGATTCCCAATCCTGACAGCTTCTGCGAAATTGATCCCGACCGCGTCGACCAGTGGGGCATTCCCACACTGCGCTTCCATTTCAAGTGGAGCGATCACGAAATCAAAATGGCGAAGGATATGCAGCAGACTTTCCGCTCGATCGTGGAGGCTGCCGGCGGAACCTATCTCACCAAGACCGATCCCGATGGAGAAAATCCCTACGGCATTGCGGACGGCGGCGTCATCATCCACGAGATCGGGACGGCCCGCATGGGCCCCGATCCGAAGACCTCGGTGCTGAATGGATACTGCCAGGCGCACGATGTGAAGAATCTATTCGTCACCGACGGCGCCAGTTTCGTCAGCAATCCCGACAAGAATCCGACGCTCACCATCCTTGCGTTGTCGTGGCGTGCATCCGACTACCTGCTCGAACAGGCGAAGAAGGGGAAC
- a CDS encoding beta-propeller fold lactonase family protein, whose amino-acid sequence MSPSLFRVFVATLVLTNISALFAQTQPPGPLPKRHRDELVFVANQSANTVSAYQIKSNGGLLPVPGSPFPAGGAPNSIAVVPSGRFAYVADVIPGGITAFSVAHSGALTPLSGSPFSAPTGTASLTIDPSGRFLYALNCGANCSGTGNGNINSYAIDEETGSLTPIGPAVNAGQYPYSLAVEPAGQFAYVASAGSGEVFSYTIDSHTGALTQIGSPIASGNRPIFIVVEPWGQYVYAANTGSNNISGFSINFDGSLSVVAGSPFAASDFTAAIAASRNGHFLIVPTGPGSFVYDVTDSGALITVPGSPFAGGGLPNDVAINTTDGFAYVVNRSSNDVSAYRFNDKKGTLIPVAGSPFPAGSFAAAITSAPAPTR is encoded by the coding sequence ATGAGTCCCAGCCTGTTTCGCGTGTTCGTAGCGACCCTCGTTCTTACTAATATCTCCGCACTATTCGCGCAAACCCAGCCGCCCGGCCCTTTGCCCAAGCGCCACCGCGACGAACTGGTCTTCGTCGCCAATCAATCTGCCAATACCGTGTCCGCATACCAGATCAAGTCCAACGGCGGACTGCTACCTGTACCCGGCTCGCCCTTTCCCGCGGGAGGGGCTCCAAACTCCATCGCCGTGGTTCCCTCCGGACGATTCGCCTACGTAGCCGATGTCATTCCCGGCGGGATCACCGCATTCAGCGTGGCTCATAGCGGCGCCCTGACTCCTCTGTCTGGTTCGCCGTTCTCCGCTCCGACCGGCACCGCCTCGCTGACCATCGATCCGAGTGGACGGTTCCTGTACGCGCTCAACTGCGGAGCGAACTGTTCCGGAACCGGCAACGGCAACATCAATTCCTATGCGATCGATGAGGAAACAGGAAGCCTGACTCCCATCGGGCCTGCCGTGAACGCGGGACAGTATCCCTATTCACTCGCCGTCGAACCGGCCGGCCAGTTCGCCTACGTAGCCTCCGCCGGGTCAGGCGAGGTTTTCTCTTACACCATCGATAGCCACACGGGAGCCTTGACGCAAATTGGATCACCCATCGCCTCCGGAAACCGTCCGATTTTCATCGTCGTCGAGCCATGGGGGCAGTACGTATACGCCGCCAACACCGGATCGAATAACATTTCCGGCTTCTCCATCAACTTCGATGGGTCGCTCAGCGTGGTTGCCGGATCTCCGTTTGCTGCAAGTGACTTCACCGCCGCCATCGCAGCCTCTCGCAACGGTCATTTTCTGATCGTTCCCACGGGTCCCGGCTCCTTCGTCTACGACGTCACGGACTCGGGCGCGTTGATCACGGTGCCAGGTTCACCTTTCGCCGGCGGAGGCTTGCCCAACGACGTTGCGATCAACACGACCGATGGTTTCGCGTATGTCGTGAATCGCTCCTCCAACGATGTCTCGGCCTACCGCTTCAACGATAAGAAAGGAACTTTGATTCCAGTCGCCGGATCGCCATTCCCCGCCGGCTCTTTCGCCGCCGCCATCACGAGCGCACCTGCTCCCACGCGCTAG